The genomic region GCTTCCTATCTAGTTCAGCTCCTTGTAAAAAGAAATCCTCAAAGATTCATCCTCATGAGTGTTCTCTATTTGAACTTATTTGTATGCAACTTGGTTGCAATTTTATTGTCAGGACCGGCTACTACCTGTGCAAACAGGCATAGAAATTTAATTGTAGTTCTTtggatattttaatcaaaggatTCAACGATAATTTAATTTTGTCTGTTATGTGCTGAATGAGGTATGATTAGAAAGCTGCTAACGTAAGCGTTACACTGCAACTGTTTTTTTTACCATTATTTAAATTTCAACTCTTTGTCCTCTTAACCTCGTCAGTCCAAACAAAATGAATTGCATTCCTTGACATAAAATCAAAGCTCCTTGGTAAATTCAGCTCCTATAAATTGTTGTTTGTTTGCTGCTGATGAATGCTTCAAGCTTTCAGTAATCTCCTCTCAAATGGTATTGTAAGAGAAAAACTTGTATACTTTCTTTTGCAGAATATTAAAAAACAATACAAAACGATCCGTTGAACCAGCAATCccaattgaagaagaagaagaagagccaATGCCAGTTGAATTTGTTCTTTCTGAAAATACTCAGACAGATGGTACTGTTGAACAGATAATGTTTTCATCAGGTGGAGATATTGACTTGTATGACCTCCAAGCATTGTGTGATAAGGTGATCTTCGAATTTCATGTCAAGAAAATATGCTCTTGTTTATTTCTTGTCTTTCCCGACCTTACCTGCTTGTCATCACTGTCTGACTATCAGGTTGGTTGGCCCCGTAGACCAATGTCGAAACTTGCTGCAGCTTTGAAAAACAGCTACATGGTTGCTACACTGCATTCAGTGCAGAAGTCATCACCTGGAGCAGGTAGTTTGAAATGCATCAAGTAAACTTCCAATAATGTTTAGGCCTACTGGTAGAGACGTAGGGCCTGTGGATCTATCTTAGGTCGTCTTTCCTTGTATTGTACATTTGTACTGGCCTTTTGCCTCTTTTCAACccagagaaaagaaaaaaattcatACATGTCCTTTTCAAAAAATAAATGACGAATATCTTGTGTGTACTGGGACAAGTTATATGACAGAAGGTTATGATGATAAGAGGCTTATTGGCATGGCTCGTGCAACATCTGATCACGTCTTCAATGCTACGATATGGGATGTCCTTGTAGATCCATCATATCAGGTACTTTGCCATATTTGTACAAAAATGATTATTTGTGTGTAGTTTTTtcccccctttttttttcttttttgagtCAGGCAGAAGTCACTGACCTCTTGGTTGAGAAAGTCGCCTGCTTGTTAGATTTCGTGTGAAATCCGACCCCCTATTTTGGTGTCGAAACCTTGTATATTGGTAAGACACATTTTGGAAGAAAGTAGTGACACTTAAATTAATCATATGATTTTTGACAATTTAaggcttttttttttaatttttttttttttttgtcatggtATAATTCTAAATAGATAATACATCACTAAATTTTCGTTTGGAGGCATGCCTCATACAGTCATACCCATACCCTCTTCCTTGGACTGAGTCCATATTAGTCATGACGAACCCAATACTTGATATGCAGCCATACCCGAGTACATGAAACATAGCGCATTACAATACTAGTGATGGCTTGTTTTTTAGTTAAGGTAGTCAAATATCGTCACTAAAAGCATGGTGGTGCAGGGTCAAGGTCTTGGAAAGGCTCTTGTAGAGAAGCTTATAAGGGCTCTTTTACAAAAGGATATTGGCAATATCAGTCTTTTTGCAGACAGTAAAGGTACAACTTCTAGGCTCATGAAATTTGTCTGGGTTTTTTTAACCGCAAGTTCCTAATGTGAAATCCTacattcttttcctttttttttttcgagtcaCCTAATGCTGTTGCTTGGCCTATATAGATGTAATTTCTGTCATTTCGTAATGTGGTCCTAACTCTTCTAAACAAATGGAGCTAGTTGCCGGACTTTTAACATCTTATAATTCTCCAATGCAGTTGTTGATTTCTATCGAAATTTGGGGTTTGAACCAGATCCCGAGGGGATCAAGGGCATGTTCTGGCACCCTAAGTGAGAGTCTACGGGCACTTGGGCAGGAAGGGAGAGTTCAGACCTTGTTGAAATGAGTGATGAGCAGTGCATAGTTCTCACTAGACTTCTAGCCGCTAAGATGTGTACATTGACGAGGCTTGTCAATTATGGGCTGATTATACAAAGTGTAAATGACAAAATTCGCTACTCTGCCCTAGTATGCTATTCTGTTGAAAAGCCTCATCTGAAAACAAGTTTTAGACTCGAGTTGTCGATGTATTTCATATTCTGTATGGGAACATACTTCTTAAAAGTCACCCCAAGAAAAACAAGGTTTTCCCTGAAATTTCAAGTGCCTTCCATGAAAACTCGGATCGAGAAACCAGCAAATTTTGAGTTTTAAGGCAAATCATGTGTCAACACTTCTAAGTAAATAAGTCAAGGAGAAAAGATGTTCATTAGTGGGAAAATCTAGGGTGGTAGTCGTTGTATATGGaggtatatatatacaaaatatagTAGGGGATGATTATCAACACGATTTGTGTAAAAATATTGTAGAAATCACATGCATCAAATTAATAAGAAAACCACATAAAATTAGAATGACAAACTAGAGCTCAACGAATTCACGTTGTCTCCTTGATACAATTTGTCTCCTCTACGGTACCCAATATTAATGAACAATTGTCTCTCATGATACAAGAAGTTACATTTCTCATATTGCGCTACTTCAAACTTGAGTAAAAGACGAACTCTACGATGTTTGATAATCACATGACACTAATACATGGAATGAATGTGGAGAGGAATATGAGAATTACTTAATTTTCCATGTAAAAATGAATTAGGGAGACATGTTATATTTATAGAAAACGAAGGGGCAGTAATATGTTCATGGTGGACATTGCCGGAGTGAGAATTCTATACACAGGAGACTATTCTCGTGAAGAAGATAGACATTTACGTGCTCCAGAGACCCCTCGATTCTCCACCAGATGTATGCATAATAAAATCGACATATGGTGTCCAACTCCATCTGCCTAGGTGTCACGGTCGGGAACTTTGTGCTGGAACGTGGCGCCCACCTTTGTCTAACACACGACAAGAATGCAAGTGAGAACGTCAAGCACTAGTGAAGGATCACTAGTGCATTCGTAATCAGTCTCGGTTGgcgtgtgtcgggaatcctagttaCGATTAGAAAAGTTCGGCACACggaagcaataaaagtaagcaatacgattattgaaagcaagaaacaagcaatatcaagcttatggatgagaagcggttttaattgactagcacctctcatagaggcaaatttgatagtttgagTCCTGTAGTAGGATACATTGAttgtgcagaatagcgatacgtTTTGTAAACACCTAAAAACGTATCTTAAACTAAAAACGGGACTCCAAGTTCGACACATAGGAAGGAGTCTTGGAGTACTAAATAAAactaaaaacagaaatgaaaatacATGAGTACAAATAAAAAATCCAAGGGCTCGAAGTAAAAGGACCGTGCGCGCAAATGTCAGGGACTATGCAGCTAAAAGCGCGGCTCcttacactctcccccacctaatctgttgtcGTCCTCGGCAACGCTTGAAATCCGCATGGCTGGTTCAGTCGACTGATGTCGCTGGAAGTTGATTAGAATGAATGTTGGCACATTTGCTCTTGTTGCGGGTGGGATCTTCAGGATCTGGATGGTAAGGCTTCAAACAGCTCAGATGAAAGATGAAAGACAGAGTAACACTTTATCCAAGTAGGGCGGTCAAGCTTGTATGCTACTTCCCCAATCCGCTTGATCACTTGGATGGGGCCTTCGTACTTTCGCACTAGTCGCTTGTCTCGTCCCCGGAGGAATCTCATTTGCTCTTTGTTCAGCTTCACCATGACCATGTCGCCTACTTTGAACTCCCTTGGTCTCCTGTTTTCATCTGCCCACTTCTTCATGCGGCGAGACGCTTTCTCCAAGTAATCTCGAGCAATCTCAGCATTCACATTCCATTCTTTGACATACTCGTGAGCTTTCTTTGTCCGGCCTCCAAAGGTATCTGCAACTATGGGAGGCAATAACAGATGTTGACCTATAACAAGCTCAAACGGGCTGTTATTGGACGAGGAGCTCGTTTGAACATTAAAACAGAACTGGGCAACATCAAGGAGTCTCACCCACTCTATTTAAGTTGCCCTCACAAAGTGTCTTAAGTAATCTTCCAACATGTTATTGAATCATTCAGTCTGGccatccatttggggatggtaaCTTGAGGACATCCGGAGATTGGAACCCAGGAGCTTGAACAATTCTCCCCAAAATACTCCTGTGAAGCAAGGATCGCGGTCACTGACTATACTTTGAGGCAATCCCCAATATTTCACAACATGCATGAAGAACATCGTGGCAATTTCTTCAGTGCTGCACGCCTTAGGAAGGGGAATGAAAGTCGCATATTTCGAGAATCGGTCCACAATGACAAGGATCACACTTAACGCCCTACCTTCGGTAACCCAGAGAAAAAGTCCATCGAGATACTCTTCCATGGCCGTGTTGGCACTGGCAACGGATTTAGTAGCCCTCCCGGCTTCTGTTTCTCTCTCTTATCTTGCTGACAAATGAGGCAGGTCTTCGTATACTCCATCACATCATCCTTCATCTTCGGCCAATAGTAGCTCTTCTTCAATAGGCATAAAGTTCTCTGCCATCCCAGGTGACCTGCTCACAAGGTATCATGGCACTCTTGTAGCAGAATCCTCCTCAACCCTGCCGCCTTGGGAACAAAGATCCGATGTCCCTTCGTGAATAGATGTTCATCTTCCATCCAAAACTTGCTAGTCTTCCCTTCTAAGACCAACTGTTTTCGAGTCCTCGCCATCGGATCTTGGTCAAGGTGTTCCTTTGCCTTAGCTCGAATATTTGTGACCACTGTAGTAGTGGACAAGTGAGCAATCATATGCAGTGCAGACAAGTCACAACTACGGCTTAGGGCATCAGCGACCCTATTCGCTGGTCCCGGTCGATAAATGAACTCCACATCGAACTCCGCTAACAAATCTTGCCATCTAGCTTGTCAGCTGTTAAGCTTGGGTTGAGTCAGGAAGTGGGATGGCGCGGTGTTATAAGTCTTGACGACGAACTTCGATCCCAAGAGATAGTGTCTCCATCCCCATAGGCAATGAACAATAGCGAGGAGTTCTTTCTTTTGGACAACATACTGAGTCTCGGCCCCATTCAACTTTCTACTCTCAAAGGCCAATGGGTGACCCTCTTGGAGGAGTACTCCACCAAGGGTATAATCAGACGCGTCCGTCTCTACTTCAAAGGGTTTTGTGATATCCGGCAACACCAAGACGGCTCCTGCGTCACCGCTTCCTTGAGCCTCTCAAAGGCCCTTCTCCTGTCGATAGACCACTCCCAGTTGATA from Silene latifolia isolate original U9 population chromosome 3, ASM4854445v1, whole genome shotgun sequence harbors:
- the LOC141647589 gene encoding histone acetyltransferase TAP1 produces the protein MHACSLVSLTFRVPVVYPSALFRQPELQLSDANLNHFGFFRGNEEPKFFRLKASFWESIRSGILKNNTKRSVEPAIPIEEEEEEPMPVEFVLSENTQTDGTVEQIMFSSGGDIDLYDLQALCDKVGWPRRPMSKLAAALKNSYMVATLHSVQKSSPGAEGYDDKRLIGMARATSDHVFNATIWDVLVDPSYQGQGLGKALVEKLIRALLQKDIGNISLFADSKVVDFYRNLGFEPDPEGIKGMFWHPK